In one window of Armatimonadota bacterium DNA:
- a CDS encoding DUF4097 family beta strand repeat protein yields MRARYVFLALLIIIVGMAITASRKGVFADWSQSIADLADTIVNLGDSWPDGNRWQEVERFTREVPTQGATSLAIVNPNGKVTVEGVTRQGRETLSGDAAARVEGQDDDEASPSVVIEVIRYGRGDTTAEAVDNARDARLETSENEEALNVEVTGPEHFARRARLDLRIAAPPALVVGIAVASGDVRVHGMAGSVGVAAASGDIDISGGGRVRATGASGDVSIVSANRAEVNTASGDVELRDIRGPVQCRIISGDLTLANVSGDVRISTVSGDIRARQVRGAFSATTISGSSELSDYAGSDISLKTTSGDLETAFSQPLSGNFTARSISGDIAVAIPTGSDCTVELASTSGDIRLQVPMRTVSQSRRRVTGVIGDGRGRLELSSVSGSLKVTEVESAPPATAIEKPAGGAPPARDSQREAVEEPERPAVPGASAEPRRPSTSSAPTARLDWDLAPRSGRPDELLDKSLDLLDRLTSLRLPGH; encoded by the coding sequence ATGAGAGCGAGATACGTGTTCCTCGCGCTGCTGATCATCATCGTCGGCATGGCCATCACCGCTTCACGCAAAGGCGTCTTCGCCGACTGGTCGCAGAGCATCGCCGATCTCGCCGACACCATCGTCAACTTGGGGGACTCGTGGCCGGACGGCAACCGCTGGCAAGAGGTCGAGCGCTTCACGCGCGAGGTGCCGACGCAAGGCGCGACCTCCCTGGCGATCGTGAACCCGAACGGCAAGGTGACCGTCGAGGGCGTGACGCGACAAGGTCGGGAAACCCTATCCGGCGACGCCGCGGCTCGCGTCGAGGGGCAGGACGACGACGAGGCGTCGCCTTCAGTGGTGATTGAGGTGATCCGCTACGGCAGGGGGGACACCACCGCGGAGGCGGTGGACAACGCACGCGATGCCCGACTGGAGACCTCGGAAAACGAGGAGGCGTTGAACGTCGAGGTTACCGGGCCCGAGCACTTTGCGCGGCGAGCTCGGCTCGATCTCCGCATCGCGGCCCCGCCCGCACTGGTTGTCGGTATCGCGGTCGCAAGCGGCGACGTCCGGGTGCACGGCATGGCGGGGAGCGTGGGGGTCGCAGCGGCTTCAGGCGACATCGACATCAGCGGCGGCGGCCGAGTGAGAGCGACCGGCGCCAGCGGCGACGTGAGCATTGTGTCGGCGAATCGCGCGGAGGTCAACACGGCAAGTGGCGATGTCGAGTTGAGGGATATCCGGGGGCCGGTTCAGTGCCGCATCATCAGCGGCGACCTCACGCTTGCAAATGTCTCCGGGGACGTGCGCATCTCGACCGTGAGCGGGGATATTCGCGCGCGGCAGGTGCGCGGGGCCTTCTCCGCTACGACGATCAGCGGCTCGTCAGAGCTAAGCGACTACGCCGGCTCGGACATTTCCCTCAAGACGACCAGCGGCGACCTCGAGACGGCGTTTTCGCAGCCGTTGAGCGGCAACTTCACAGCGCGCAGCATCAGCGGCGACATAGCGGTCGCCATCCCGACCGGCTCTGATTGCACCGTGGAGCTGGCATCCACCAGCGGCGACATCAGGCTGCAGGTGCCCATGCGCACCGTCTCGCAGTCTCGGCGGCGCGTCACTGGAGTGATCGGCGATGGACGAGGACGTCTGGAGCTAAGCAGCGTCAGCGGATCTCTCAAAGTGACGGAAGTCGAGAGTGCACCGCCGGCAACTGCGATCGAGAAACCCGCGGGCGGGGCACCACCCGCTCGCGACTCGCAGCGGGAAGCCGTGGAGGAACCAGAACGGCCTGCGGTCCCCGGCGCCAGCGCTGAGCCACGCCGACCCAGCACGAGCTCGGCCCCGACGGCGCGGCTTGATTGGGACCTCGCCCCCCGCAGCGGGAGGCCTGACGAACTGCTGGACAAGAGCCTCGATCTTCTCGACAGACTTACCAGTCTCCGCCTGCCAGGACACTGA
- a CDS encoding zf-HC2 domain-containing protein, with product MSCRDVRELLSSYLDGRLSPSEAAEVEAHIEVCDACREELAGLRMTSQLLGSLPADRLSVDLAPALVARAASSRWRERWEAMRDFVAPRQVFVVRQLGRAAAVFAFFVLASAASGRGPGDVFLSWPGRVAGVAATGAAELTAGLAEVQILLGGSVAAQLPEAPATVPDQERPGPVRPSRIPSSSAVALNAEEGSSHVHA from the coding sequence ATGAGCTGCCGAGACGTCCGCGAGTTGCTGTCGTCGTATCTCGACGGGCGGCTGTCACCTTCCGAAGCCGCTGAGGTGGAGGCACACATTGAGGTCTGTGACGCATGCCGGGAGGAACTAGCCGGACTCCGCATGACCTCGCAACTGCTGGGGTCGCTGCCCGCCGATCGCCTGTCCGTTGACCTCGCGCCGGCGCTCGTCGCGCGGGCCGCGTCCTCGCGCTGGCGGGAGCGGTGGGAGGCGATGCGGGACTTTGTGGCTCCCCGTCAGGTCTTTGTCGTGCGCCAGCTCGGCAGGGCGGCTGCCGTGTTTGCGTTTTTCGTGCTGGCGTCGGCTGCGAGCGGACGCGGGCCCGGCGATGTCTTCCTGTCGTGGCCGGGGCGCGTGGCCGGAGTGGCCGCCACGGGGGCGGCTGAGCTTACTGCTGGGCTGGCTGAGGTTCAGATTCTCCTCGGCGGCTCGGTCGCCGCTCAGCTTCCGGAAGCGCCTGCCACGGTGCCTGATCAGGAGCGCCCCGGACCAGTTCGCCCATCACGCATACCGTCGAGTTCTGCCGTCGCACTGAACGCGGAGGAGGGAAGTAGCCATGTCCACGCCTGA
- a CDS encoding sigma-70 family RNA polymerase sigma factor yields MAAESEETRLVARSRAGDREAQETLVRRYQDKVYRLAYGLLGHREDALDATQDALVAMLRALPSFRGEARFETWLYRVTTNVCLMRRRSHRARTRLVIDTPAEVSELADGRPDPEHAAMRSETQAAIRECVSRLPAEFRAVVVLRELEGLSYEDIAEALRVPLGTVQSRLSRGRRLLREALMADGRVAPLYAKGEAS; encoded by the coding sequence GTGGCGGCAGAATCGGAAGAAACCCGACTGGTCGCTCGCTCCCGCGCCGGTGATCGCGAGGCCCAGGAGACGCTAGTCCGGAGATACCAGGACAAGGTGTACCGCCTGGCGTACGGGCTGCTGGGTCACCGCGAGGATGCCCTCGACGCCACTCAGGATGCGTTGGTGGCAATGCTGCGCGCTCTGCCCAGCTTCCGCGGCGAAGCGCGCTTCGAGACCTGGCTCTACCGCGTGACCACCAACGTCTGCCTGATGCGGCGGCGGTCCCATCGGGCACGGACACGCCTGGTCATTGACACTCCCGCGGAAGTCTCGGAATTGGCGGACGGGCGACCCGATCCCGAGCACGCCGCGATGCGCAGCGAAACACAAGCCGCGATCAGAGAGTGCGTCAGCCGCCTGCCTGCTGAGTTCCGTGCCGTCGTCGTGCTGCGAGAACTTGAGGGCCTATCTTACGAAGATATCGCGGAAGCGCTGCGCGTCCCGCTGGGGACGGTTCAGTCGCGGCTCAGCCGCGGCCGCCGACTACTCCGTGAGGCGCTGATGGCCGACGGGCGCGTCGCCCCGCTCTACGCGAAAGGTGAAGCATCATGA
- a CDS encoding PD40 domain-containing protein: protein MYTTLRPDMLDEDSPEHIGIVQLTTETDVPSSHIYMEAQIFTPDSKRFLLHRSATPHGGSKNDPEHRYLVCDIEDNCSLYPVTEDIGAVAPSVSPDGRYVYYFVDETEVGGGRLTLKRVNIDGGGRTTIMALDAGLPGTGFYPSRIYPLSTISSDGTRLAAAAFLGDGQTDDAPFGLIVFDLEKATVELVIHGPTWCNLHPQYSRSTDADESHDIMIQENHDNTHDAQGKTTRLVGGLGADIHVIRDDGTDFRNLPWGRDGNEFCQGHQCWRGCSHWAITSTSTRRPPEAQLIEGLVAPHAGHVGIATPGGVRNDLSRDSPQPSFCHFATDIAGARLITDAGPQEDGGRIFVAKFGEPGSDALADWTHLLNPRSSWQKQAHVHPFLSPNGSLGFFNSDESGILQAYMIRGLDTL, encoded by the coding sequence ATGTACACGACATTGCGACCTGATATGCTTGACGAAGACTCCCCGGAGCATATCGGAATCGTGCAACTCACGACGGAAACCGACGTGCCCAGCTCCCACATCTACATGGAGGCGCAGATCTTCACGCCGGATTCGAAGCGCTTCCTGCTCCACCGCTCGGCGACTCCGCACGGCGGGAGCAAGAACGACCCGGAGCACCGCTACCTGGTCTGCGACATCGAGGACAACTGCTCCCTGTACCCGGTCACCGAAGATATCGGCGCCGTCGCGCCGTCGGTGTCCCCTGACGGCAGGTATGTATACTACTTCGTGGACGAGACGGAGGTCGGCGGCGGGCGGCTTACGCTCAAGCGGGTGAACATAGACGGCGGCGGCCGGACAACCATCATGGCGCTTGACGCCGGGCTCCCAGGGACGGGCTTCTACCCCAGCCGGATCTACCCGCTGTCAACGATCTCCTCGGACGGCACGCGGCTTGCGGCCGCGGCGTTCCTCGGTGATGGGCAGACGGACGATGCGCCTTTCGGGCTGATTGTCTTCGATCTCGAGAAGGCGACCGTCGAGCTGGTCATCCACGGGCCGACGTGGTGCAACCTGCACCCGCAGTATTCCCGCTCGACCGACGCGGACGAATCGCACGATATCATGATTCAGGAGAACCACGACAACACGCACGACGCGCAGGGGAAGACGACGCGCCTCGTCGGGGGCCTGGGGGCGGACATTCACGTCATCCGCGACGACGGCACCGACTTCCGCAACCTGCCCTGGGGCCGCGACGGCAACGAGTTCTGCCAGGGCCACCAGTGCTGGCGCGGGTGCAGCCACTGGGCGATCACCAGCACGAGCACGCGGCGGCCTCCGGAGGCGCAGCTCATCGAAGGCCTGGTCGCGCCTCACGCCGGCCACGTCGGCATAGCAACTCCTGGCGGCGTCCGCAATGATCTGAGCCGCGACTCCCCGCAGCCGAGCTTCTGCCACTTCGCCACGGATATCGCGGGCGCGCGACTCATCACCGACGCCGGGCCGCAGGAGGACGGCGGGCGCATCTTTGTGGCTAAGTTCGGCGAGCCGGGCAGTGACGCCCTTGCCGACTGGACGCATCTCCTCAATCCTCGCTCATCGTGGCAGAAGCAGGCCCACGTCCACCCGTTCCTCTCCCCCAACGGCTCGCTGGGCTTCTTCAACTCCGACGAGTCGGGCATCCTGCAGGCATACATGATCCGAGGCCTCGACACGCTCTGA
- a CDS encoding glycoside hydrolase family 127 protein: MIGFASPVWILTAALLIGLLMASGTDAGAARSAARYTREPALEAPVAARLKFGGFIGERLKANRDNWLLTAPFANPAMLDMFRDRDREPHRDLLPWSGEFVGKYLTAAVLNWRITRAASLKRVIEQVVSDFIATQSAEGYLGPFPKEQRLMVGWDLWGHYHAFVGLLLYYDDTGDERALQAVRKAADFICDTFPEGGQRVLSAGSEEMNEAIIHGMLLLYERTGEQRYMDMARRVEQDWETPPSGDYVRTALAGTPFHQTPKPRWESLHDLQAIAEFYFITGDAKYRNAFEHIWWSIVETDRHNTGGFSSGEQACGNPYNPAAIETCCTVAWLALSLDMLRLTGLSVVADEIELATFNGGIGGQSPSGRWWTYNTPMEGEKKASAHDINFQCRPGSPELNCCSVNGPRILGMLGQWSLMAARDGLALNYYGPCEVSAKLPSGERVTVRQKTTYPRDGKVEINVGLSQPRRFALRLRIPYWSARTTVKVNGEQVPAQAGTYLTLSRTWKDGDKVVLALDMSPHFWVGEREFEGKTSVYRGPVLLAYDPRFNETPFDQLAPLRASDMQPKTVPRTQWPKPWLLLRFTGADGTPMLLCDFASAGATGSQYHTWLRVEGIASTAFSRANPLRSARPQNHHC; this comes from the coding sequence ATGATCGGATTTGCGTCGCCGGTATGGATACTGACTGCCGCGCTGCTGATCGGCTTGTTAATGGCGAGCGGTACGGATGCGGGGGCGGCTCGCTCGGCTGCCCGGTACACTCGCGAGCCTGCGCTGGAAGCACCCGTCGCTGCGCGCCTCAAGTTCGGGGGCTTCATCGGCGAGCGGCTGAAGGCGAACCGGGACAACTGGCTGCTCACCGCGCCCTTCGCTAATCCCGCTATGCTCGACATGTTCCGCGACCGCGATCGCGAGCCGCATCGTGACCTGCTGCCGTGGTCGGGGGAATTTGTCGGCAAGTACCTCACGGCCGCAGTGCTCAACTGGCGCATCACGCGCGCGGCTTCGCTCAAGCGCGTCATCGAGCAGGTGGTGAGCGACTTCATCGCAACACAATCGGCCGAAGGTTATCTCGGCCCGTTTCCGAAAGAGCAGCGCCTGATGGTGGGCTGGGATCTGTGGGGCCATTACCACGCCTTCGTTGGGCTGCTGCTCTACTACGACGACACCGGCGACGAGCGTGCCCTGCAAGCAGTGAGGAAAGCGGCGGATTTCATCTGCGACACGTTCCCGGAGGGGGGCCAGCGGGTGCTGTCAGCTGGCAGCGAGGAGATGAACGAGGCGATCATCCACGGCATGTTGCTGCTGTACGAGCGCACCGGCGAGCAGCGCTACATGGACATGGCGCGCCGCGTCGAGCAGGATTGGGAGACGCCGCCGTCGGGCGACTACGTCCGCACCGCGCTCGCCGGGACGCCGTTCCACCAGACGCCAAAGCCGCGCTGGGAGAGCCTGCACGATCTGCAAGCCATCGCGGAGTTCTACTTCATCACCGGCGACGCGAAGTATCGGAACGCCTTCGAGCATATCTGGTGGAGCATCGTCGAGACCGACCGCCACAACACCGGCGGCTTCAGCTCCGGCGAGCAGGCGTGCGGCAACCCGTACAACCCCGCCGCTATCGAGACGTGCTGCACCGTCGCGTGGCTCGCGCTGTCGCTCGACATGCTGAGGCTGACCGGTCTTTCAGTGGTGGCCGATGAAATCGAACTCGCGACCTTCAACGGCGGCATCGGTGGGCAGAGCCCGTCGGGCCGCTGGTGGACGTATAACACGCCCATGGAGGGGGAGAAGAAGGCCTCGGCACACGACATCAACTTCCAGTGCCGCCCGGGGTCGCCGGAGCTGAACTGCTGCTCCGTCAACGGCCCGCGCATCCTCGGCATGCTGGGCCAGTGGAGCCTGATGGCGGCGCGTGACGGGCTTGCGCTGAACTACTACGGGCCGTGCGAGGTGTCCGCCAAGTTGCCGTCGGGCGAGCGCGTCACGGTGCGGCAGAAGACGACATACCCGCGTGACGGCAAGGTCGAGATCAACGTCGGCCTGTCACAGCCCAGGCGGTTTGCGCTGCGGTTGCGCATACCTTATTGGTCGGCGCGCACGACGGTGAAAGTGAACGGCGAGCAGGTCCCCGCGCAGGCCGGCACCTACCTCACGCTAAGTCGGACGTGGAAGGATGGCGATAAGGTTGTCCTGGCGCTGGACATGTCGCCGCATTTCTGGGTAGGCGAGCGGGAGTTCGAGGGCAAGACGTCAGTCTATCGCGGGCCGGTGCTGCTGGCGTACGATCCGCGATTCAACGAGACCCCGTTCGATCAACTCGCTCCGCTGCGTGCTTCCGACATGCAACCGAAGACGGTTCCCCGGACGCAATGGCCGAAGCCGTGGCTGCTGCTCAGATTCACGGGCGCCGACGGGACACCAATGCTGCTCTGCGACTTCGCGAGCGCGGGGGCGACGGGGTCGCAGTACCACACGTGGCTGCGCGTCGAAGGAATTGCGTCAACCGCATTCTCTCGCGCAAATCCGTTACGGTCGGCGCGACCGCAAAACCACCATTGCTGA
- a CDS encoding PEGA domain-containing protein: protein MTADHHHADMLRQQGATRLRLPALEDSPAPDDEFLRAVRDAAEGEFEVLGEMGRGQRGAIVYLARDLSSERLVALRLEQGEAPDEFTLEVVKQLDSSMPAVESSCPKCGAPQRGWGRFCPQCGSDLSGLSAELHSSEELLQAVKDASAGEFEVLGEMDQAEGGGRVYFARDLASGGLVALRLLKETTASGAEEYALNKTRVLKPLADELVGDAAAKAPPKVRAPSAGAPPPRAASPPRKAPAPRRPAPRLRKRRSLTLPSRRTLMVVGLVVGAVAVAAVLFTLWDRLQSGGGETAPTEEATAPVGSVEVLLRGSVPDGAVVSIDGRAYPMDTTITLLPGLHVFRVEAPGYRPVVDSLPLSDGQSLIWTAPPMERQRQSRAPARQRPQPQPEPQREVQAPPPETTTVVVAEPVDTTPSLTCETAYAQQAWTEARRLCFLAANAGDPLGNYVQGLMYERGNGVPADLNVART, encoded by the coding sequence ATGACGGCTGATCACCATCACGCCGACATGCTGAGGCAGCAAGGCGCGACCAGACTCAGGCTCCCGGCGCTCGAGGACAGTCCCGCGCCGGACGATGAGTTCCTTCGCGCGGTGCGGGATGCGGCAGAGGGAGAGTTCGAGGTGCTGGGTGAGATGGGGCGCGGGCAACGTGGCGCTATCGTCTACCTTGCACGGGACCTGTCGTCCGAGCGCCTGGTGGCCCTGCGGCTCGAGCAGGGGGAAGCTCCCGACGAGTTTACGCTCGAAGTCGTAAAGCAGCTCGACAGCTCCATGCCCGCCGTCGAGAGCTCGTGCCCGAAGTGCGGTGCGCCGCAGCGGGGATGGGGCCGCTTTTGCCCGCAATGCGGCAGTGACCTCTCCGGTCTCTCTGCCGAACTGCACTCGTCCGAAGAACTGCTGCAGGCGGTGAAGGACGCGTCGGCCGGCGAGTTCGAGGTGCTGGGCGAGATGGACCAGGCGGAAGGTGGCGGGCGCGTGTATTTCGCGCGCGATCTCGCCTCGGGCGGGCTCGTGGCGCTGCGGCTGTTGAAGGAGACGACCGCCAGTGGTGCGGAGGAGTATGCGCTCAACAAGACGCGGGTACTGAAGCCACTGGCGGACGAATTGGTGGGCGATGCAGCGGCGAAAGCCCCTCCGAAAGTGCGGGCGCCTTCGGCCGGGGCTCCGCCTCCGCGTGCCGCTTCGCCGCCGCGCAAGGCGCCGGCGCCGCGCAGGCCCGCGCCGCGTTTGCGCAAGCGACGCAGCCTGACGCTGCCATCCCGCCGTACGCTCATGGTCGTTGGTCTCGTTGTGGGGGCCGTTGCGGTAGCCGCAGTCCTGTTCACGCTCTGGGACCGCCTGCAATCGGGAGGCGGTGAGACCGCTCCGACGGAAGAGGCAACGGCGCCTGTCGGATCGGTCGAGGTCTTGCTAAGGGGCAGTGTGCCGGACGGCGCCGTGGTCAGCATCGACGGGCGGGCGTACCCGATGGACACGACTATCACGCTCTTGCCCGGGCTCCACGTGTTCCGGGTGGAGGCGCCCGGCTACCGACCGGTCGTCGACTCGCTGCCGCTGTCGGACGGGCAGTCGCTTATCTGGACGGCACCGCCGATGGAACGGCAGCGGCAAAGTCGCGCGCCCGCGCGGCAACGGCCGCAGCCGCAACCCGAACCGCAGCGCGAGGTGCAGGCGCCGCCGCCCGAAACGACAACGGTGGTAGTCGCGGAGCCCGTCGACACGACGCCGTCGCTGACGTGCGAGACCGCGTATGCGCAGCAGGCCTGGACGGAGGCTCGTCGCCTCTGCTTTCTGGCAGCGAACGCCGGCGATCCGCTCGGCAACTATGTGCAGGGGCTCATGTACGAGCGGGGGAACGGCGTCCCGGCGGACCTGAACGTCGCGCGGAC
- a CDS encoding protein kinase gives MSDTAPCPSCGRLIDSRDVFCTHCGSAVARPPHQCKECGASLEPEDQFCTTCGTPASPSPAEPVPAPSGDQTGEIETPWEPVLKQLRDVTQGRYEIERELGEGGMAAVYLAHEVALHRRVAIKVMSPAVLMERGTIGRFKQEAITIAALKHPHIVTVHAVEHHDQLHYFVLDYVEGGSLEDVIRRTGPLPIAAVCAWLAQVASALEYAHKRGVVHRDIKPANILLDAEGDAIVT, from the coding sequence ATGAGCGACACGGCACCCTGTCCATCCTGCGGTCGACTGATCGATAGCCGCGACGTCTTTTGCACACATTGCGGCTCGGCCGTTGCGCGCCCACCACACCAATGCAAGGAATGCGGCGCATCGCTGGAGCCGGAGGACCAGTTTTGCACGACCTGCGGTACCCCGGCATCTCCGTCGCCCGCCGAGCCCGTCCCCGCTCCATCCGGCGACCAGACGGGAGAGATCGAGACGCCGTGGGAGCCTGTGCTCAAGCAGTTACGGGACGTTACTCAAGGGCGTTACGAGATCGAGCGCGAGCTTGGCGAAGGCGGCATGGCAGCCGTGTATCTCGCACATGAAGTCGCGCTGCACCGCCGCGTCGCGATCAAGGTCATGTCCCCCGCGGTGCTGATGGAACGGGGGACCATCGGTCGCTTCAAGCAGGAAGCGATCACGATCGCCGCACTCAAGCACCCCCACATCGTGACCGTCCACGCAGTCGAACACCACGATCAGCTGCACTACTTCGTGCTGGACTATGTCGAGGGTGGATCGCTCGAGGATGTCATCCGCCGGACAGGTCCGCTGCCGATCGCGGCGGTCTGCGCGTGGCTCGCGCAGGTGGCGAGCGCACTGGAATACGCACACAAGAGGGGAGTTGTCCACCGGGACATCAAGCCCGCAAATATCCTGCTCGACGCCGAAGGCGACGCGATTGTCAC
- a CDS encoding TerB family tellurite resistance protein, which translates to MSAAKGLAEDKLEALIEMMFLAASADGEFSDVEREHFAKSVESMTDGSVGADKLEVLLNRAKQDLRSSDREARLKAVKERLPEAGARKVALGLAIQVTAADGIIRTSERELILETAEMLEIDRDEAADLVKSLAG; encoded by the coding sequence ATGTCCGCCGCCAAGGGGCTTGCCGAGGACAAGCTCGAAGCCCTGATCGAAATGATGTTTCTCGCTGCCTCCGCAGACGGCGAGTTCAGCGACGTCGAACGCGAGCACTTCGCCAAGAGCGTCGAGTCGATGACCGACGGAAGCGTCGGTGCTGACAAGCTAGAAGTGCTGCTCAACCGCGCGAAGCAGGACCTTCGCTCGTCCGACCGCGAAGCACGCCTCAAGGCCGTCAAGGAGCGGCTCCCCGAAGCAGGTGCGCGCAAGGTCGCGCTGGGTCTGGCCATCCAGGTGACGGCAGCCGACGGAATCATCCGCACCAGCGAGCGCGAGCTGATCCTGGAAACCGCCGAGATGCTCGAGATCGATCGCGACGAGGCGGCGGACCTGGTCAAGTCCCTGGCGGGCTAG